In Armatimonadota bacterium, the following proteins share a genomic window:
- the pdxT gene encoding pyridoxal 5'-phosphate synthase subunit PdxT, giving the protein MEAHDLPLTIGVLALQGDFEAHLRMLQRCGVQAQEVRTVQQLQEVDGLIIPGGESTTIIKLMQRYGLDEILRQRAQQGMPVYGTCAGLIVMARDIEGYPQQPRLGLLDVAVARNAFGRQVDSFEIDLPVPKLGEPPLRAVFIRAPYITRAGENVEVLASLDGKIVLVQQGNLLGGAFHPELTDDLRLHEYFVQMALAYRKQQ; this is encoded by the coding sequence ATGGAAGCGCACGATTTACCTTTAACCATCGGCGTACTCGCCCTACAAGGGGACTTTGAGGCGCACCTGCGCATGCTGCAACGATGCGGTGTGCAGGCACAAGAGGTGCGTACGGTACAGCAGCTGCAAGAGGTGGACGGCTTAATCATTCCAGGCGGTGAGAGCACCACTATCATCAAGCTGATGCAGCGCTACGGGCTGGATGAAATCCTTCGGCAACGGGCACAGCAAGGGATGCCCGTGTACGGAACCTGCGCAGGGCTGATTGTGATGGCAAGGGATATCGAAGGCTACCCCCAGCAGCCTCGCCTGGGCTTGCTGGATGTGGCGGTAGCGCGAAACGCTTTCGGTAGACAGGTGGACAGTTTCGAGATAGACCTGCCCGTGCCGAAGCTGGGCGAGCCGCCGTTGCGGGCGGTCTTTATCCGTGCGCCTTACATTACCCGCGCCGGTGAGAACGTGGAAGTGCTGGCGAGTCTGGATGGTAAGATTGTACTGGTACAGCAAGGAAACCTGCTGGGCGGCGCGTTCCACCCGGAGCTAACGGACGACTTACGGCTACATGAGTATTTCGTGCAGATGGCGCTTGCGTATCGAAAGCAACAGTGA
- a CDS encoding methyltransferase gives MDLPLNQILVGDCVQIMHQLPERSVDMIFADPPYNLQIHQQLYRPNMTLVDGVDDEWDRFQDLADYDRFTETWLSAARRVLKDTGTLWVIGTYHNIYRIGKILMDLGFWILNDIVWIKTNPMPQFRGVRFANAHETLIWAQKVKGAKYTFNYHDMKALNDDLQMRSDWYLPICTGRERVRINGEKAHSTQKPEALLYRVILSSTNVGDVVLDPFFGTGTTGAVAKRLHRNWIGIERDPRYVAIARERIARVVPALMDAVQATATSPRKRRKVPFGMLVEQGYIEPGEKLFFQAKREWQATVLASGHIRMGEAEGSIHQIGRLITGLPCNGWEYWYVFDRQEQRLIPLDVLRKRFLRDTAEVQAEPLRL, from the coding sequence ATGGATCTACCACTCAACCAGATACTCGTGGGTGACTGCGTGCAGATAATGCATCAGTTGCCAGAGCGGTCGGTAGATATGATATTTGCCGACCCACCTTACAACCTGCAGATCCACCAGCAGCTTTATCGTCCCAACATGACTCTGGTGGACGGCGTCGACGACGAATGGGACAGGTTCCAGGACCTTGCCGACTATGACCGCTTCACCGAAACATGGCTATCCGCGGCACGGCGCGTGTTGAAAGACACGGGCACACTCTGGGTCATCGGAACCTACCACAATATCTATCGCATCGGCAAGATCCTGATGGATCTGGGCTTCTGGATACTCAACGACATCGTGTGGATTAAAACCAACCCGATGCCTCAATTTCGAGGTGTGCGTTTCGCGAACGCACATGAAACCCTTATCTGGGCGCAGAAGGTGAAGGGAGCTAAGTATACTTTCAACTACCACGACATGAAGGCGTTGAACGACGACCTGCAGATGCGCAGCGACTGGTACCTGCCGATATGCACCGGGCGTGAGCGCGTTCGCATCAACGGAGAGAAGGCGCATTCTACCCAAAAGCCAGAGGCACTGCTATATCGGGTGATCCTCTCCAGTACCAACGTGGGCGACGTGGTGCTAGACCCGTTCTTCGGCACGGGCACAACGGGAGCGGTTGCCAAAAGGTTGCACCGGAACTGGATAGGTATTGAGCGTGACCCGCGTTACGTGGCTATCGCCAGAGAGCGTATTGCCCGGGTAGTGCCGGCTCTGATGGACGCCGTACAGGCAACCGCTACATCGCCACGTAAAAGGAGAAAGGTACCATTTGGGATGCTTGTAGAACAGGGCTATATCGAGCCTGGCGAGAAGTTGTTCTTCCAGGCAAAGAGAGAATGGCAGGCAACCGTCCTGGCAAGCGGACACATTCGAATGGGTGAAGCGGAGGGTTCTATTCACCAGATAGGGCGGCTGATCACTGGCTTGCCCTGCAACGGATGGGAGTACTGGTACGTCTTCGACAGACAGGAGCAAAGGCTGATCCCTCTGGATGTGCTGCGGAAGCGATTCCTGCGCGATACAGCGGAGGTCCAAGCCGAACCACTCAGACTCTAA